From the Pseudomonas sp. Teo4 genome, the window GACGGCGCTGGGCGATCATCAACGACAGTACCTGACGCAGGGCCAGGCCACGTGCGGCCATGCTGTCAGGGTCGCTGGCGGTGGAGTTCAGGGCCTGGTTCACCTGATCGAAATCGGCGCCGTACCAAACCCGCAGGCCTTCGGCCATGCCATGCACTTCGCCATGGCCAGGCACGGCCGACAGCGGCACGCTATTGAGGTAGTCGCGCACGATGCGCTGGCGGGCTTCGGTGGTGTCCGGGCCACCTTGGTAGGCCCGCACGCTGGCAGAAATCATCTGGCGGATTTTTTCGGCGCCGGAGACGGTCAGGCCGTCGGGGGAGTGCCGGTATTTTTCCAGCTGGGTCGCCAGGGTGCTGCCGCCAGCCGATTGGCCGGGCAAGGCCAGGTACTTGGCCAGCTGGCTGTAGGCGGCTTTGGCAAAGCGTGGCCAGTCTACTGCCGGGTTGTTGCGTGGGTCCTTGGCGTCGAGCAGGTCGCGGTTCTCGATGAACAGCAGGCTGTTGACGATGACCGGCGGGATCGAGCCGAAGTCCGGGTACAGGTGTTGCGGGTAGTTGTACTGGTACAGCGTGTCGCCGCGGCAGTCGGTGATCGACAGGCCGGCCTGGATCTTCTCGATGTAAGGCGCGAACAAGCCATGGTCGACATAGTTCATCAGCGCTGGCGAGAACTGCACCTGCTGGCTGATCAGGTAGTCGCGCTTGAGCAGGCGTGGCAGGAATTCACCCATTGCGCTGTAACCCAGGCGCTTGTCGAACGGGCCTTCACCGGGATAGACGATGGCATCGCTGGGGCCAGGTTGCAGCGAGTAGGTGAGGGTGGCAGCCAGCTTGCTGAATTCCCGGGACTGCAGGTTCGAGGTACGGAACTCGTCATAGGCGGCGAAGCCGATGGCAATGAGCGCCACCAGCAGGATCAGCAGGATCAGCCGCCACCACAGCCGGCGCTGACGTGGGGGCTTTATCTGTGGCGTCTCGGCCAGAGGTGTTTCGGGTGCTTCCGTTCTGGGTTGTTCCGATTGCCACAGTGCGCCCATAGTCTTCAATCCGGCCAGGTTTTTTCGTCTTGCTTGCCTGAAGCTTAGACGTTGACCGGGTGAGGTGAAAAATTTGTAGGAAGAACATAAAGCTGCCGTGGGAATGCGGCTTTGGTGGCGCATTCGTTTCAGGCCGATATTGCTATGGTGGCTGCGCGAAAGGGCCAACGAGCACCTGCCATCGACGGAAGTTTTCCCCAAATCTTCCGTTTTTATAGTGAAAAGCCCTACGACAGCCTTCCTATACTGCTCGACCCTTCGCCCTGCCGGCCGCTCTATTCCGGCACACGGGCCGGCTCACAAGGCCAGCCCGGCAAGCGACGCCACGCCTATCGGCATGGCTGATGCTGCACGAAGGTCAAATCCAATAACAAAATGAGGTTGTATTGCTATGCCAGTCGGCAACCACCCTGCCCACGGCGAGACCGCCCAAGGCGGCCCGCTCAAGCGTGAACTGGGCGAACGGCACATCCGTCTGATGGCGCTGGGCGCCTGTATCGGTGTCGGTCTTTTCCTCGGTTCGGCCAAAGCCATCGAAATGGCCGGCCCTGCCATCATGCTCTCCTACATCATTGGCGGCCTTGCGATCCTGGTGATCATGCGCGCCCTCGGCGAAATGGCCGTGCACAATCCCGTCGCCGGCTCCTTCAGTCGTTACGCCCAGGATTACCTCGGCCCCTTGGCGGGTTTTCTTACCGGCTGGAACTACTGGTTCCTGTGGCTGGTGACCTGCGTTGCGGAAATCACAGCGGTGGCCATCTACATGGGCATCTGGTTCCCGGATGTGCCGCGCTGGATCTGGGCCTTGGCGGCCTTGGGCAGCATGGGCGCGGTCAACCTGATCGCGGTCAAGGCATTCGGTGAGTTCGAATTCTGGTTCGCCCTGATCAAGATCGTCACCATCATCGCCATGGTGCTGGGCGGCATTGGCGTCATTGCATTCGGTTTCGGCAACGACGGTGTGGCGGTGGGTATTTCCAACCTGTGGAGCAACGGCGGCTTCATGCCTAACGGCGTGACGGGTGTGCTGATGTCGCTGCAGATGGTGATGTTCGCCTACCTGGGCGTGGAAATGATCGGACTGACCGCCGGCGAAGCACGCAACCCGCAAAAGACCATTCCACAGGCCATCGGCTCGGTGTTCTGGCGCATCCTGCTGTTCTATGTCGGCGCACTGTTCGTCATCCTGTCGATCTACCCATGGAGCGAGATCGGCAGCCAAGGCAGCCCGTTCGTCATGACCTTCGAGCGCTTGGGGATCAAGACCGCCGCGGGCATCATCAACTTCGTGGTCATCACCGCTGCGCTGTCATCGTGCAACGGCGGCATTTTCAGCACCGGCCGCATGCTCTACAGCCTGGCGCAGAATGGCCAGGCCCCGGCGGCCTTTGCCAAGACCTCGAGCAACGGGGTACCGCGCAATGCCTTGCTGTTGTCCATCGGTGCGCTGCTGCTGGGTGTGTTGGCCAACTATCTGGTGCCAGAGAAGGTGTTCGTCTGGGTGACGTCGATTGCCACGTTCGGTGCGATCTGGACCTGGGTGATGATCCTGCTGGCGCAGATCAAGTTCCGCGCCGGGCTGTCCACGGCTGAGCGCAAGGGCCTGAAGTACCGCATGTGGCTGTGGCCGCTGAGCTCCTACCTGGCGCTGGCCTTCCTGGTGCTGGTGGTGGGCCTGATGGCGTACTTCGAGGATACCCGGGTGGCGTTGTACGTCGGGCCGGCGTTCCTGGTGCTGCTGACGGTGTTGTATTACACCTTGCGGTTGGCACCGAAAGAGGAGCACGGCGCGGTCAGTACGGCGTCTTGATCTGAAGTATCCGGGGCCGCTGTGCGGCCCATCGCCGGCAAGCCGGCTCCCACAAGGACCGCGCCGACCTTGGGATCACTGCAGTACCTGTGGGAGCTGGCTTGCCGGCGATGGGCTGCTTAGCAGCCCCAATGGCCTCAAGCTACCGCCTGAGCATGCGGCTCGAAGCTGTCTGCCCTGGCCATCTGCCACATCCGCGAATAGAACTGGCCATTCACCTCACCGGTAAGCAACTCCCCCGGCTTGAGGAACACATGCATCTGCGAGAACAGCTTGATCTCGGTGGCCGACACGCGCCGCACCAAGTGCTTGGCCTCCAGTTGTGCAGGGTGCTCCAGCCCCGCCGCAGCCAGCATCTCGGCCAGGGCGCGCAGTGTGTTGTGATGGAAGTTCAACACCCGCTGGGCCTTGTCCGGCACCACCAGGGCGCGCTGGCGCAGGGCATCCTGGGTCGCCACCCCGGTCGGGCATTTGTTGGTGTGGCAACTTTGCGACTGAATACAGCCGATGGCGAACATGAAACCGCGTGCCGAGTTGGCCCAGTCGGCGCCGATGGCCAGCACGCTGGCGATATCGAACGCACTGACGATCTTGCCGCTGGCGCCCAGTTTGATCTTGTCCCTCAGGTTCAGGCCAACCAGGGTGTTGTGCACGAACAACAGGCCCTCGCGCAGCGGTACCCCGATGTGGTCGGTGAACTCTACAGGGGCGGCGCCGGTGCCACCTTCCTTGCCGTCGACGACGATGAAGTCTGGAAGTATGCCGGTCTCCAGCATGGCCTTGGCGATGCCCATGAACTCCCACGGGTGGCCCAGGCAAAACTTGAACCCCACCGGTTTGCCGCCGGACAGCTCGCGCAGGCGGGCGACGAACTGCATCAGTTCTATTGGGGTCGAGAAGGCGCTGTGGCGGGACGGTGAGATGCAGTCCTCACCCATCAGCACGCCACGGGTCTCGGCGATCTCCTGGGTAACCTTGTGCTTGGGCAGGATGCCGCCATGGCCAGGTTTGGCGCCCTGGCTCATCTTGATCTCGATCATCCGGACCTGCGGGCTTCGCGCCTGCTCGGCGAAGCGCTCCGGGTCGAAGCGGCCATCGGCGGTGCGGCAACCGAAATAGCCGCTGCCCAGTTCCCATATCAGGTCACCGCCGTGCTCGCGGTGATACGGGCTGATACTGCCCTCACCGGTGTCGTGGGCGAAGTTGCCCAGCTTGGCCCCTTCGTTCAGGGCGCGGATGGCGTTCGCGCTGAGTGCACCAAAGCTCATGGCCGAGATATTGAAGATCGACGCCGAATAAGGCTGGCTGCACTGTGGGCCACCGACGGCGATGCGAAAACCCGCAGGGTCTGCCAGTGGCGCCGGGCGCATGGAGTGACCGATGAACTCGAAACCGGATTCGTACACGTCGATCAAGGTGCCGAAGGGTTTGTCCGAGGCCTCGTTCTTGGCCCGGGCATAAACCAGCGAGCGCTGGGCGCGGGAGAAGGGCAGGGCGTCGCTGTCGGCTTCCAGCAGGTACTGGCGAATCTCCGGGCGGATGGCTTCGACCAGGTAACGGATATTGCCGAGAATCGGGTAATTGCGGCGCACTGCGTGGCGTTGCTGCAGTAGGTCGACCAGGCCGATCAGGCTGAGCACGCCGGTGGCAAGGGTGAACGGCCAGAGCCACTCGTGGTGCAGGAAGGGCAAGCTCGCCAGGGTGAACAACACACAGGCGGCGAAGAAGGCATAACGGCTGAGAAGTGACAGGCTCATGCGGGATCCTTTCGATGGCTCGGTCTACAACCCCGACCATAGCCCGGTTATGTGGCGTATGGCCAGTCGCGCAGCAACCGCTGCCGCCATTGCGCCTGCTCGGCCTCGGTCGCCTCGACGAGAAACTGATAGCGCCCGGCAACCCGGTTGGCTACTGGTACCCCATCGCGATAGAGCACGCGATTGCCGCTCACCGCCGGTACTTTCGCCCCTGGTAGTAGTGTGCCCAGCAGGTTGAGAGGGTCGCTGGCGCTGATCATCACCAGTGCGCCCTGCGCCTCGCGGCGTCGCACCTGACGCAACAAGCCGACCGCTTCAGGCAGGGCAAACTGTTCGCCGGCCAGCCCGGCGATGAAGCGCCCACCGCGAATCTCGCCACGGGCTTCCAGTCGGTGGAAGCAGCGCTGCAGCTCACGCCACGGCGGCAGCACATCGCTTTCCCGCTCCAGTAGACGCCAGCAGACCACGCCGTAGCGCCTCAGCAAGGAGCGGGCGATATGCTCCAGTCGCTGCTCGGCATCCGGCGCGCTGGCGCTTCTGCGCAACAATGCCCAGCGCCCGGCATGGGCCATGCTGCTTGAAACCGGGGGGTGACCCCGTCGAGCGCTGCGCGGTGCGCGTTTGGCCGCCGGCGTGATCAGGCTGCGCAAGCCGGTAAAACTGTCGGC encodes:
- a CDS encoding amino acid permease, which gives rise to MPVGNHPAHGETAQGGPLKRELGERHIRLMALGACIGVGLFLGSAKAIEMAGPAIMLSYIIGGLAILVIMRALGEMAVHNPVAGSFSRYAQDYLGPLAGFLTGWNYWFLWLVTCVAEITAVAIYMGIWFPDVPRWIWALAALGSMGAVNLIAVKAFGEFEFWFALIKIVTIIAMVLGGIGVIAFGFGNDGVAVGISNLWSNGGFMPNGVTGVLMSLQMVMFAYLGVEMIGLTAGEARNPQKTIPQAIGSVFWRILLFYVGALFVILSIYPWSEIGSQGSPFVMTFERLGIKTAAGIINFVVITAALSSCNGGIFSTGRMLYSLAQNGQAPAAFAKTSSNGVPRNALLLSIGALLLGVLANYLVPEKVFVWVTSIATFGAIWTWVMILLAQIKFRAGLSTAERKGLKYRMWLWPLSSYLALAFLVLVVGLMAYFEDTRVALYVGPAFLVLLTVLYYTLRLAPKEEHGAVSTAS
- a CDS encoding FMN-binding glutamate synthase family protein, which produces MSLSLLSRYAFFAACVLFTLASLPFLHHEWLWPFTLATGVLSLIGLVDLLQQRHAVRRNYPILGNIRYLVEAIRPEIRQYLLEADSDALPFSRAQRSLVYARAKNEASDKPFGTLIDVYESGFEFIGHSMRPAPLADPAGFRIAVGGPQCSQPYSASIFNISAMSFGALSANAIRALNEGAKLGNFAHDTGEGSISPYHREHGGDLIWELGSGYFGCRTADGRFDPERFAEQARSPQVRMIEIKMSQGAKPGHGGILPKHKVTQEIAETRGVLMGEDCISPSRHSAFSTPIELMQFVARLRELSGGKPVGFKFCLGHPWEFMGIAKAMLETGILPDFIVVDGKEGGTGAAPVEFTDHIGVPLREGLLFVHNTLVGLNLRDKIKLGASGKIVSAFDIASVLAIGADWANSARGFMFAIGCIQSQSCHTNKCPTGVATQDALRQRALVVPDKAQRVLNFHHNTLRALAEMLAAAGLEHPAQLEAKHLVRRVSATEIKLFSQMHVFLKPGELLTGEVNGQFYSRMWQMARADSFEPHAQAVA